ACCACATTGGCTACGTCACGGTCATGCCTCTCATGCTTTAGATGCTGGTTGCCCTGTGCATGTGGTAAAAGATACACTCGGACACTCAAGCCTCGCGACAACAAGTCGCTATGCCCATGCAAGGCCAACCGAATCTAGCTCAGATTATCTTCCATAGTTATCATATAATTGCCTACACAGTTGGATTACTGGATCACCTAATAAAGTCATTCAGGGTCAGCAATTTAATATGATCTCAGCAAAATGTTCCGTCAGTAAGCTCTAGCCATTCTGATGATCCAATATGCCCTTTGCCGACCCTGAAGTCCCCTATACAGACCCTATTCTTCAGTATTAGCATCTAGCCAATCGTTGAGATTGATAGCAATTAAATCAGCTGTTTCATCGTCACAATGTTCATTAAGCAACATTTGTAGCTGTTGGTTATATCCAGCAAAGAAAGTCGCAAATTTGTTCATGTTAGCAGAATCTGGCTTATATATATTGAGTGCTTTCAGAACGTGAACTGCAGCTGAGACATCACCACTATTTGCTGCATTAGTCAATGTTTTGGCAGCATTGTCTGCATTATCTGTAAGCCGCTTTTTGGCCTTTTCTGTCGCTGTTTGTCTAAGTGCATTCAAGCGTTCCATAAACGCTGGAGAGCTTGACCATCGGCGTACTGTGCGTTCACTCACACCTATCTGGCGGGCAATTTCTGTAAATCTACCATTGCAATCCCACCAGACTTGCATGGCTTTTTCCTGAGCTATTGAAAAACGGACATTATCGGACATTTCGATAAATCCTCCTTCCTATGTATCTATTCATATCTATGAATCTGGATGTCCCTTCTGACGAGGTTAGCTCTTGACTTCTCTCATTGTTGATTCACTCCCTTGCTAATCCGGTATGTATCATAACGATTAAGGATTTCTTCGCCAGCACCCAACTCGACTAATGTGTCCATAAGGCTTTGGCCATCCTGCCAGTATCGAAACCTAGGTGGGCAATCGTGAGGAATCACCAGATCCCCACAATTGTTAAAATAAGGCCACCTAAGGTTAGCTTCTTCGTTCAGTTCTGCGATGATCTTCGCGCGATTATGGCGAGCTTTCTTAAGAATACTTTGAGGCACTTTGTCTGCTGGTCCTATCCTTGGCTGCCCATTAATAAGACGGATCATTATTCGTCGCTTTCGAAGGTGTGCCAGATACGATACTTTCATAAAGGTAATCCCCAATCTGTATCTATGGCTTGGTCTCTCGCACTGACCACACTGACCTCTCCGCCCTCAGCATTAAAATCTGAGCTTGTAGGTACCGACAGTGGTCGGTTAACTGGGTCGGTTTTTAACATGCCAGAGCTTGCAGACTGACCAACTACCTGACCAGGCGTTTGCTGCACAGGAAGATGATCTATTACTTCTGGGTCAGTTTGGTCTGTAAGGTCAGTTCCTTGCGGATAGATACTCTCCACGCTCATATGCAATACAGAACGACGTTTATTAGACAGCCATCGCCTTACTGTAAGTGTATTCCGAGATTCCTCACATGAAATTAGTAATCCTTTCTCTAATAGTCTCTTCTGGAGTGTCTTACGATTAATTGTGAAAGGCTCTCCCATATCTTGCGAAAACTGTTTTGCAACAGCTAGAGCACTTTCAGGATCAAGGAATAGATTAGTCTCATCTACCCATCCAATTTTGGATCCGCGGGGAATGTAGTGTGTGCTGCCAACATTGTTGTTAGGAACCTTTTGCCATCCCCAAGACTCTGGATCGGCTGGAGTAGCATCATCTGCAGTCGAAAGGAAAGCATCACCGCGTGTAATTGCAGAACGCAACAATTCAATGAATCTGCTTGCTGGTTCATACTCCGTTTGATGCTGTTGCTGTGACAACGCCTGTTTTCTTAGAGCAGAAAGTCCTCGCTCCCATAATGAACATGCAGCTTCCTCACTTAATGCTGATACATCCTTTGCATAATCAAGAAACAGCTTTAAGCCTGTAAGTAATTTAGCTACATTATCAGGTGCCCGCATATGAGATTTGGTTAATGCAATTCCGTCTCTTAGGTTGCGCTGCATTTCGCTAAGTCCACCGCTAAGATCCTGATATTGAGGTGAAATCCATCTCACAAAACCAGCCAATGCCTTTGCGTATTCACCTGAGGCAGCATCTTTCTGACATTCAGTGAGAAATTGCCAGTCTATATCGTCCTTAGTTATCTCGACAATAAGAGTTCTTGCTCGTAGAGACTGTCCTGAGGGAACATCTTCGCCTGTGCTCAATATCATACAGCGCGGTGGTTTTGACGGTCTAATAGAGGAATCAGCACGCATTCGAATTCTACTCGAGTTATTTCCTTGCGCACGGAGAATACGATCTGCATCTCGATTTAGTTTTGCAGCATCAGCTGATGATCCTGTATAAATGAAGTCATCAATTACAAACAGTGCATTTTTAGCATGAAATGCAAGCGACTCTAGTGCATTAGAAGTACTAGTCCAGGATCCTGGTAGATGTCTCGCATCCAGCTTTGGTCCCCAGTGCTGCTGGCAAAGAGCGACAAGTTCGCTTTTACCAGTTCCTGTAGCGCCTGTGAGGAAAACTGATACATCTGGGATCATTACAGCAGATGCCCATATTGCACAAAAGAGCGGGAATACTATCTCATCAGGGGCCACATCAAGTATTCTAAGCGAAGATTTTATTGCCTGGCCTATATCACTTCCTACAGGTGGTTCAGGTAGCTGAAATGATGACATAGAATCGGGTAATCTTACTTCTACGAGAGAATTATTACCATCTGGACCTATAGCTCCTCCTGCGTGTAAATAGTGCCAGACACCATCAATCTCCCGCCAACCTGTATGGCTAAACACAATTCGTTGTGTAATATCATTGCTGGTCAACTGAATTGCAGCACGAGCGCGATCACGACTGCTATTTCCAGGATAGACAACAGCTTTGGCTCCTAAAAACTCAGTAACCCACCCCATACCATCAAATCTGCTGGATGGAATGTTAATTATAGTAGTCCGATCTCCAAGATGACCTTCAATTTCGAAGAAGCGGTTAGATTCAGAACCATCATCTATTACCAGTTCCGCCTTTATCTCAGCACTGAAATTAGTGAGTGGAACCAGCACTGAACCTTCAGTAGTCTCTTTGGACCATATAAGCCCAGATGGAGTTGATCTATATGGATGTGTTTGTTCAATTGGATTGTTTTCAATTACAGGCTTTAACTGATTAGATGCCAATTGCAGCAGATCATTTAAGTCATTGCCGCTGGCTAGAAAGTCATCCAGACCAACTTTGGCACCACCCTCACAAGCAGGAAGGTAAATCACAGATGCCTTGGCACCTCTTTGCTCAAGGAATGGCTTGATCCTCTCCATTGCCTTGTAGACCGCTGGTTTCAGCACCACATCTGAGTCGAAGCAGATATATACCTGCCTATCATTCAGAGCAACCATCTCCCAATCAGGTAGTGCAACCTTACCTCCAACATCATTTGATCCTCGCCAATTCCATACGCCAAGAAGATCTATGCAGCAGATGCCACGGCTCGCCGCTGAATCCGCCTTACGTACCCCCTCTGTTATAAATAGAGGTACGTTGGGATCCGACAAATGTCTTAAACAGCTAGGTGGAACATCAAGTGCCAGCTTACTTTTTGCCGGTGTCTCATATTTCACCGCCTTACCATCTCTTATTCGTGGTTGATTGGGGCGAATCTGATAATTAACTATCTCACCTAATACACTGCGGATTGGAAGTAACAGCGCGGGTACCCGACACTGTGACTCAGCAAAACCAAGACTCCGCAGTTCAGACTTTTTCATTATTGAGCGGTAGCCTCTTTGCAAAGCAACTTCCTCTGCTATTCCTGAATCAACTATTAGTTTCTTATGTATAGGAAGAAGTTCATCTGGTTTTGGTGTATTTGTAAAATGCTCAGGCAATTCGTTTCCTCCTCCCTGTCGGTTTCGGCGACTGGAGTCGATCTGCCGGTGAATACATACGATGACGCTCCAGTGCATCTGTTTGGCTAAGCTCACAGTAACGACGGGTCATAGTCAAATCGCTATGGCCGAGTATTTTCTGAAGACTGAAAACATCACCGCCTGCTCGCAAGTAATTGACAGCAAAAGTATGTCGAAGTGTGTGGGGTGAGCATCTCACCCCAGTTATTCCTGCTTGCTTGCATCTCTTTTTAATCACAGCACCTAACCGATGACGCTCCAGTGGATCTCCATAACACGTGATAAATAATTGACTGGCTTCAACTTCAGGGCGTCTGGCAATATATTGGGCCAGTGCCAAGCGCGTAGCCTTTCCGAAAGATACAAGCCTTTCTTTATCACCTTTACCAATGACACTGATAGTTTGAGCATACCAGTCAATACTCTCGAGTCGTATATCACAAAGCTCGCTGGCTCTTAGCCCGCAATCATATAAAATAAGGATCATAGCCTTATCTCGGATTCCCTGAAAGCTCTTATTGCATGTAGCAAGCATGGCTTCTACTTGTTCAGCACTAAATGTCTCTATCAAGCGTTTTTTACAACGAATCTTGGAAATGCCTGCAGATGGGTTATTATCGAGGAAGCCTTCCTCCAAAAGAAAACCAAAGAACGCTTTCAAAGTAATAACACTGTGGTTTGCAGTAGTAGGACTATGCTCGTTCATCTCCACGTTAAGGAATTCCCGAATCGTCTGCCGCGTGACGTCCCGAGGAGCTGATATACCTGTATGCTTAGCTAAAAACCTCTGGAATGAATCCAGACGATATCGATAGTAGAGCAATGTATTTTCTGAGAGGTTCTTCGCCCGGCAAAAAACCATGAACGCATCTATTGCAGAAGGTAAGCTATCAGCAGGTCGAATTACTTCACTGATTCTTATAGATGTACCTTGCGCCATCACTAATGCCTCCTTCCTAGTTGTGGGATCATACCGTGTAATTCCGGTCCTCTGTTTCCACGGCGAATGTGCTGTGGGTGATTTACATAGCAGCTTTTGGTTTTGCTTGCCTCTATTTTATGTTTAGGGTAGAATGCGAGTGACGTTACGCATTCGATTCGTGGCGTCTGGCGCCTGTGGGACTGCCGTGCCAAGGTTCTGTCCTCAGGCGCCTCTTCATACCTACTAATCAAGATCATTCTTCCTTCCTGCCTCTGCGAGCATACGATTGAGTGCCTCAACTGGCACTCGCATTTTTTTGCCTAATCGAAGGACGGGGATGACTCCCTCGCGAGCTAATCGGAAAGCCACACTTCTGCCAACACCGATTCGCCGTCCAGCTTCTGGCACGCTTATTGTCCATTCAGATTGGTTCATAATATCCTCCTATAGAATATGAATTGGCACTATAGCTCAGTGCGTGTTATTATAGTATCAAGTTCCTTTTAAGGTGATGATAAATGGACCCTTTGAGTATTGAAAAAAAATTGCTTGATCATGTAAAAGTAAAACTAAGAGAACTGATAGAGCAGCCATTGACAGAAGTGTTGTGGCAAATACTATGTAAACATCGGGAATGGGATCTAGAAGATATACGCTGTAATGAAGATGCTGAAGATGTCGCCGAGCTTATGGCAGAAGATGCTGAATTGCTTATAGAATATGAAAATACATTTGAAACAAGTGAAACTGACCCTAGGAGTAAATCAGGCATAGGAAAGAAACATACAATGCAGATGGAAGTAAACCGACAACTCAGCGATATAGAACAATTGCATGCAAATGCCTTATCTTTCTACTTCGTCAATCGCGCGGAGCAATATCGTGGGTTGATTGATTTTCGCAATTCATTTC
The Armatimonadota bacterium genome window above contains:
- a CDS encoding DUF3854 domain-containing protein, which produces MPEHFTNTPKPDELLPIHKKLIVDSGIAEEVALQRGYRSIMKKSELRSLGFAESQCRVPALLLPIRSVLGEIVNYQIRPNQPRIRDGKAVKYETPAKSKLALDVPPSCLRHLSDPNVPLFITEGVRKADSAASRGICCIDLLGVWNWRGSNDVGGKVALPDWEMVALNDRQVYICFDSDVVLKPAVYKAMERIKPFLEQRGAKASVIYLPACEGGAKVGLDDFLASGNDLNDLLQLASNQLKPVIENNPIEQTHPYRSTPSGLIWSKETTEGSVLVPLTNFSAEIKAELVIDDGSESNRFFEIEGHLGDRTTIINIPSSRFDGMGWVTEFLGAKAVVYPGNSSRDRARAAIQLTSNDITQRIVFSHTGWREIDGVWHYLHAGGAIGPDGNNSLVEVRLPDSMSSFQLPEPPVGSDIGQAIKSSLRILDVAPDEIVFPLFCAIWASAVMIPDVSVFLTGATGTGKSELVALCQQHWGPKLDARHLPGSWTSTSNALESLAFHAKNALFVIDDFIYTGSSADAAKLNRDADRILRAQGNNSSRIRMRADSSIRPSKPPRCMILSTGEDVPSGQSLRARTLIVEITKDDIDWQFLTECQKDAASGEYAKALAGFVRWISPQYQDLSGGLSEMQRNLRDGIALTKSHMRAPDNVAKLLTGLKLFLDYAKDVSALSEEAACSLWERGLSALRKQALSQQQHQTEYEPASRFIELLRSAITRGDAFLSTADDATPADPESWGWQKVPNNNVGSTHYIPRGSKIGWVDETNLFLDPESALAVAKQFSQDMGEPFTINRKTLQKRLLEKGLLISCEESRNTLTVRRWLSNKRRSVLHMSVESIYPQGTDLTDQTDPEVIDHLPVQQTPGQVVGQSASSGMLKTDPVNRPLSVPTSSDFNAEGGEVSVVSARDQAIDTDWGLPL
- a CDS encoding tyrosine-type recombinase/integrase gives rise to the protein MAQGTSIRISEVIRPADSLPSAIDAFMVFCRAKNLSENTLLYYRYRLDSFQRFLAKHTGISAPRDVTRQTIREFLNVEMNEHSPTTANHSVITLKAFFGFLLEEGFLDNNPSAGISKIRCKKRLIETFSAEQVEAMLATCNKSFQGIRDKAMILILYDCGLRASELCDIRLESIDWYAQTISVIGKGDKERLVSFGKATRLALAQYIARRPEVEASQLFITCYGDPLERHRLGAVIKKRCKQAGITGVRCSPHTLRHTFAVNYLRAGGDVFSLQKILGHSDLTMTRRYCELSQTDALERHRMYSPADRLQSPKPTGRRKRIA
- a CDS encoding excisionase family DNA-binding protein; amino-acid sequence: MNQSEWTISVPEAGRRIGVGRSVAFRLAREGVIPVLRLGKKMRVPVEALNRMLAEAGRKNDLD